From Brassica rapa cultivar Chiifu-401-42 chromosome A06, CAAS_Brap_v3.01, whole genome shotgun sequence:
GGTTTCCTTCAAAATATGATTTTGGAAAAGTATCAAACTGACTTCCTGTCGGTATTGGCCCTTCTAGACTGTTGTTCGCCACGTTGAAATAGGACATGAAATGGAGGAGCCCCAACGACGGAGGTATTCTACCAGATAGATTATTATTGGACACGTCCATCCTCTCTAGATTGGTGAGGTTCGACAGTTCATCTGGGATCCTGCCAGAGAAATTGTTGCCATGAAGCTCCAGAACTTGAAGAGCCTTTAACTGGCCAATCTCTACAGGTATACTCCCGGTTAGGTTATTCCTTTCCATGTAGATGGCAGATGGGAAGTTGTACATCTGATTGTATTGCTGACTAATAATAATATTGTTGGGACTAATAAAAATAGGCAGCGGTAGATAGTTCTTTTCTGTTGCCTCGTAGGCCTTTTCGGACATGAGAGCCTTCAGGTGAAAGAATTCTTTTGGCAACTCTCCTGTTAGTAAGTTACGAGAGAGATCGATGTAAGAAAGGTTGGGGAGAGTTCCCAACCAACCAGGAATTGACCCTACGAGTCCGTTCTGTGACAAGTCCATGAGTTCTAAGAGCATGTGCATTGTGGACGCTTAAGGCGTTGCTTAgcctaatttttatcaaaaagacTTGATAATAGAAGCGTCGTAGCTTAATTAAGGTCCAGAAGGAACGTTGCTTACGGACACGTGTGGGCAAGTGAGTGGAGAGAGAGGAGAGGTGGCTTCGTCACTCTTCGTGAACTCTCCCGTGTGACGATGGAGCTCATCTGCGAGAGTTTGGGGTTCAAAGGCAAAGGAATCTGCAAAGTCCACGGCACAGTCTTCGTCGTCATATGCGACCGTGCTCTTCCCGGCGAGCGTTTCCTCGGCTGCGTCACTCGCCGCAAAGGTAGCTACGCCGAGGTTCCATTAAAAATCTCtccttttgtttttgaaaaaggctttttttttttgttttggcaatAAAGTTACAATTTTTATGTTCGTAATTGCTTATTGATATGTTGTTTAGGTGACAAAGATCAAGACTTTAACTCCACACCGTGACTTAGTAGAAGCTCCGTGTGAGTATGCTTCCTACTGTGGTGGCTGCAAAGCTCAGAACCTCTCCTACGAAGCTCAGCTTAGAGCTAAAGATGAACAAGTTCATGAGCTTATCACGCATGTCGGAAGGTTCTCTGATAACAGTCCTTGTCTCGAAACGGTCTTGAAGGCTATTGTTCCCTGTGATATCCAGTTTTGATTTGTTCTGTGGAGAGAAACATGAGGAAGGTTCATCGATACTATTGCAATAGAGGTTTGTTTTACTAATTCTTCTGATGCTGTAGCTTCTGTAGATTAATATAAGTTTGCCAAACAGGTGTGTAAGTGTGGTTAATGTTAGATAGAAAAGTGTTAGTGTGATAAATGAGTTAGATAGAAACCATTGTGTAAGTGTGATTAATGAGATAGATAGAAACGAATGTGTAAGTGTGGTTAATGAGTTAGCTAAATGTCAAGTCCATTTGGTTGTGTGTGTGTGATGAATGCATTTCTCTTTTTCTCCTCTATTAAACTGAATCCTTCTTTTGTTCCATCTATCAAAAGAAGAAGCTCATCTGTTTAAGTGTATTTTTAAGGTTTCTTGAGTTGTTTGTTATATGTTTCATGTTTTTCATTGTTGTCTGTTTCATGTTTAGTTTAGGAGAATGATGTCTTGTTTGTTGTTCTGTGCTCTGTTTCATGTTTAAGTAATGAGAATGATAACTTGTTTGTTGTTCTGTTCTCTGTTTCATGTTTAAGTAATGACAATGATGAGTCTAAAAAAATTTCATCTCTCATTTCAGTCATTGTCTCTTCTTATCACACATATTCTCCTTCTTACGATATCAAGATCATCGTTTGATCATCAAAATCATCGTTTGATCATCAATTCTCATCACAAGCACacttataaaaatctaaaaaaattcaTCTCATGGCATCTTCTTCTCTAAAATCCTTAATTAAGCAACTGCCAATAAACCCATATAACTAAGTGTTGCTTAACAAAATTGCTTCTcttagttttaataattaaaaattaatcatgCCCCACTTAAGCAACAAATAAGGTTGCTTGCAATGCACATGCTCTAAGCTCTTCAACTTGATCAACCAAGTTGGTATTTCACCTATAATTCGACATCCACCAATGGCAAATATTTGGAGTTTAGCTAGGGAATCCATCTGAAGAAACAAAGTTTACGTTGCTTGGAAACGTTTCATCGTAAAAGTTCCTTGCTAACATCAGAATGGACAGTTTCCTGCATCGCTGCAGAATGCTGAGAGCTCCTGTAATGTTTGTTAATATGTTGTCTGAAAAAGCCAAGAACGTTAGGGACTCAAGTTCCTTTACTTGGGGAGGTATCTGCCCCGTTAACTTGTTGCCTGCAAACCTGATCGCCGTGAGAGACTTGCAGGAGAAAACCTTCTCCGGAACATCACCAGTGAAGCTATTGTTCCCGAGATCCAGAATCTTAAGTCTCTGCAACTGGCTAAACTCGAGTTCTGTTAAGTTCCCTATCAGCCGGTTGATCCTCAAGTTCAACTTGACGAGTTTAGTACAGTTTGTTAGAGAAAGCGGAACGGTACCAGTGATGTTATTAACATGTAGTTGGAGGCTTTGCAAGCTGGAGAGATGACCTATGTCCTTTGGTATTTCTCCTTCTAGGTGGTTGAAGTAAAGCTCAAGCAACGTTAGTTTCTTGAGCCGGGTGATGCTGTTATCAATCTTTCCAGTTAGATGATTGGCTGGGAGAAAGAGTTCCTCTAGCTCTGAGAGATTGTAGATCTCAACAGGTATTTCACCAGAGATATTGTTGAAGCCTGCTCGTAGGACACTAAGGTTCAAACATCTGCCTTGTCCTCTGGAGATGCGGCCAGCAAAATCATTATAAGAGAAGTCCAAGTGGCTGAGCTGAGGTGAACTCATGCACATAAAGGAAGGGATTGGACCAGTGAAGCTGTTATTGCTAACATTGAAACTGATTAAACTGAAAGCTCCCAGGAGATATATAGAAGTATTGAGGATTTGGCCTTGGAGAAGATTGCTTGACAAGTCAATGGTCTGGATTGGGAAGAAGAACTTGTTACTTCCATGTTCAAGTGGCAACTCACCACTGAAGCTATTGTAACTAAGGTTAAGAACCATGAGGTGATCAAGGGCAGAGAAAAAACCTGGTGGGAGAGGACCAGAGAGGAGGTTATGAGAAAGGTCGAGATGAGAGAGACGGTGAAGGTTCTGAACAGACCAGATGAGGTTTCCTGAGAGTCTTCTAAGGGGTAAGGAAATTGCGGTGACGTCACTCTCTGATGTGTCATCGCATTTTATCCCCTCCCAGGAGCAACAATCAATGGAGAGGTTCCAATTCAAAGgagaaacagaagaagaaacatTGCCGGAAAACCACAGGAGAGATTCTTGATCTTGCGAGTTACAGACAGCTTCTGAAAGTGTAAGAAAGAGAGCAGATAGGATAAGGACACAGAGGAGGCAGAAGAGATGTATGTGACAACTCACAGGTTGTAAAGGTTTTGTGGTTAATGGTCTCAAAAGACCTTTGGCTTTGGATCTCATTTCTTCATATACCATGGTAAGAAGAACAAAacattgatgaagaagaagaaaacttgTTGTCAATACCAGATGTATAGGAAATAGTCAGACAAGAGTCACCAGACGAAGCAAGTTTCTTGTGATCTTGTCAATACTATAGTTGACTTTAAGACAAATAGTCAGTACCTTAATTAATTTAATCGtttttagtaaattttcttgctcatcaattgaaaaaaataaattcgaAATTTAATAACATTTTCTTCAAAACTAGTTTATCAAGTAAACAACGTAACTGAAAGTCTTTTCTATCAGCTTTTACAAAGACATTGGAGACTACAAACATTATAGAATAGAATAACAGGTTCTATTGCCATTGGTGGAGGTTCTTTAATACCTAAGAACATCTCCCAGAGGCTACTAGAGGATATATGAACGATCAATACATGAGTATGAGCCATGcagaatatatatttgattctaTTTATCAATACATGAGTATGAGCTCATGcagaatatatatttgattgacAAATCAACACACACATGAGCTCTTTGGAAGAAAAATGTGTTGGATAAGTACGTACACAGGAAAACCATAAGGTTCTATTTATCAAATGCAAACCAACCAACCATATACTATACAAATTAGTTCCAAACTTGTGTTATATATGGCCTTTAAAAGCACAAACCAGGCTAAATTGAGTAAATTCGGACACAAGAAGAGCACTAGACAAAAGAAGACTACTCTTGATACTGAAGGggtagagagagaagaagagagatttTATCCGAAGGGTCAACATCCATTTCTATGTTTTGTTACATAGAAAATCACAGTTGAAGCAGAGGCAGCGCCATTACAACCCCGAAAACCGACACTAGCAACAGTATAATCCACGCTGGCAATCCCTGCTTCTTGTTCTTCCTCCTCTCCTTCAAGCCACCATCTGAGTCCTCCTTTGTTGTGTCGACTGTTTTCGCCGACTCTGCTTTGCTATTGCTCTCTTGAGGAGACTCTGGTGCGGTCTGCTGCGTTTGCTCGGCGAGTTGCTGCTGGTTGTACTTCTCTACATACTCTGGAAACAGCTTTCGGAATGCTGGGCTGTAACGATGTAAGAAAACATTGGATTCAGGTTAAGAACTGAAAACACACACATAAGCTAATTATGATTCAGCATTCACTCATAATATTGTTTTCTACTCAGGTTTTTTGACTATCTTGAATACAAATGACTAAAGCTAGCTTCCAAATGAATCCCGAAGTCTGTAAAATTTTGATGGTGGGATGATCTTACGTTTTACAATTGAAAGCGAGAGATGACTTAGCCAACCGTTGTTTCTCAGCTACAGTGGTGTTCACACTTCCGGTTGTCGGACTAGTATCCATCTGCACCACAAGGACAACATTTAGAGAAAGCTCAATAACAGAATTAAAAGATATTACCATGTTAAATAATCAGATGGTAGTAAACTAGTAGGCACATGTTAGATTGTCCGTATATCTGAAATTCCCTTAAGAAAAGTGAAAAGAAAGACTCTAGAGCTTACCATAAATGAGAGAAGCCCTGTAAGTATGCTGCATTCACCGAAAAAAGATTGGTTAACTATGAACTTCTCAATTATTGTAAATGTCAAAAGGAGACTTTATACCTTGATACAGACCACATTGGATTCCAGCTTTCTGGATGAACTGAAAATGTCATGATAAGTTATTCAGATATCGAGACACTTAATTGCAAcgaaacaaaaattagaaaggGCATCATTGAGCTTACAGTCGCTCATAGACAAACAGATCTTCTTTTGTGTAATGAATCGACCATTTGGTGTAGTCATTCTGAAGCCAAAAAAAGGATGTGGTTCATTGGAAGCTGGACCAAGATAAGAGTAGTATTGAGATTAAATTCTGAAGAATCTAAAGAACATACGTGATTCCAGGTGGCTTGTAAGGATACTCGGGAGGGAACTTGATCTTTCCATAGTAAAATCCACCTGTTAGAGAGAAATAGAGTATCAAAATTAGACACCCATAAGGGATGCTGAAAACAAAACTAGCAAGAAACTTCAGAAAGAAGATTATCACCAGCAAAAGGTGTCCCATCACTTCCTTCCAGCACATAATCTGTAAGATTAACGTCAATAATTTAACTCCTTGTTAGTAACTGATCAAGGTACTAACGAagtaaagaaaaattatatGGTTAGTGTTCTATTTATCCTCATGATAGTAACCCATTGTTTCATAGTTATATTCCCAGGTTCAAATATATCTCATCCTAACTACATAAAAAAAACGTGTGATAGATACGAGAGATAAAGTATgagaaacataaacaaaaaatataagtaaaaggCATACGCCACTCGAGAATGTCATTTGGGGAAGGACGAGCAACAACATGAGAGACTGGTTCCTGAAGGCATAAAACAGAACATTTCATAAATCAACccctaaaacaaacaaaagaacaaaGAGTTAGGAGCGGCAAGAGAAGAGAGTAGTACCTTGCAAAGTGCTCTATATTCCTTTTGGAGACGTTTTATACAAGCTTTTTCTGCCATCTATGAGCTAGTGAATAACTGCAGCTGCTGTTAAACCTGTTGCAGATAATCAACAAAACGAATAATATAGTAGCACGAAACGAAAAGGAGATAAACATGAGAATCACTTTTTCATATCAATTAGAAAATGATAGCAATACTATGCAATACTCTCATGACCTAATCGAAGATGCAAGATTCAGATGAAAACTGAATCAAGAACAACACTTTGATAACCAACGAGAAGTTTTAATAAGAAACCCTCAAAAATCTATGAGATTGGGTTAAATCATTCCAGCCCAATTGAAATCAACGGAAAACTCGATCGAATCAACcaagaaattaaacaattataagCAAACAAGCTCGAATCAATTGCAATTTCTTAGATCAAATACCTCGGAATCCCCAAAATTCTCACaacgacaaaaaaaagaagaagctcaaTTGCAATTCAAGCTTCGCTCTTGCCCAGAAACGCAAAATAGGAAGAAAATCAAATGCAGGAGCAAGTTTCTAACACCAGatccaataaatataattaaaaaaattggggGAAAATGAAGAGCACCTTGATCGAATTTTGTCGAGGAGGAGGATTCGCTGTCTCGTTCGTTATTTTTTGCTTTCTCTTTCTCGTCTTCGTGTAGAGAATAGCCTAACATGTGTTGGTTTATCTTAAACCGACCCAAATTCATCGATTTGTCCCACACGTTTTGCCGGTATTGTATAAAATCATTCTTTCCGGTTCGTTATTCGTTTGCCACATGTTCCTTCACAGCCAAAAAATAAAACAGcctttttgaaaataataaaccTTTTTAGTCAAAGGATTCATAttactttcctttttaaaatcctataattattgtttaatcaaaaaaatttgCGTAATGAACTTTTCTCTGTTTCTTTATTCTCCACTTGAGGATCTACTTACTCATCTCAAGAATCTGTACCGGTTCTTGgaatcattttttcttttctgttcaTTTACAGTAATAAATTAAAGTAGAAATAATACAATTCTGCAGAAAATAAAAGTAGTAATTAGTAGAGCGACAAAACAGCTGTTTTACCTGCAAACCATTTAGTTATGAAAATTGGATTTACACTGATACCTCCAAGTTCTAGTGTTATGTCTTTAGaagttttttaataaaaataacatacTATAAAATTCAAACAAAGCTCAATTTCAGCCTCTTTTGAGTTCCCCAATAACAGTAGCCAGAAATCACGTGCTCAAATCACATGACCACCATCTCTCCAAAATTTTCAAGCATTTACATGAGTGTGCGTATGTGTGGATCCTTTGCCTCGACTCTCTACATATGaatttatatgaatttataGAATATCATTGAGTAGATGATCAAGATTAAGATAAGTATAGCAGCAGTCAAAGTAAGATCACGTGATCAGATCCCCAAAACAATGTGTTCCAACACGAAATATCTTATTCTATAAAGCACTAAACTACAGAAGTCTCTCgtctctctcactttctcttaACTCGCATCTCAATCCACGTTTCAGTTCTCAATAAACAGAACATACCAAAAACAACTCAAAGAGCTTTTAAGATTCCTAGGGAACTATAAGAAGAAAAGTCCGCAATGAAGAGATACTTGTCAGTGGCTCTGGTTCTGCTACTTATAGCTTTCTTTAGCAGCAAGTACAGCGTAGAGGGACGTTCTCTGTCAAGGATGAAAAATTCTAGTCAAGCAATGAGAGATTTTCAAACAAGGAAGGACATGAAGGAAGCAAAACCGCTTGTAGGTGAAAATGATAGCCTCCGAAGAAGAGTCCCAAGGAGTGGCTCAAACCCTATACAGAACAAGTAAAGAAGAAACAACACACAATCAAGATTTGTTTTTCATACATACCCACCATGTATGAGTATTAGGTGTAGTGGACATCAAGAGTGTTTCTCTTTTGTATCAAATGTAATCCACCAATAGTTGTTGAAGGAAGTAGGAAACAACAGATCACAACGGCAAGAAAACCTTAAATTTTTTAGTACTTTTGCCTTTTTTTCTggtcttttctttttccttcttAGATCTTTCTTTGTTGTAGAATAGGTAACTATGTAATCTACTTGTAATATATGAACTCATCTTTTAATTTTGAGGCATTCAATCTTATGGAAATAGACTATAAAACCCCCACTAGCTTAGTGGTATCTTCAAATTATCAACCTCTTTGTGTTCTGCTTCCTCCTCCTAATTTCATTGGAAAGGAAATATCTACTTCTTCTCTTCTTGTTTTGTGGTTTCTTTACCTTCGAGAAGTCTTTCTAAACCTTAGCATGTTCTTCTTGGTGGTGCTTAAACCCTGAAATGTACATATGACCACCTTTCTCTGTGTTCTTGGTTCTTACGCATGAAAGGCATCAGATTTGTGAGAAACAAATGTGTTCTTTGGGAAGTTT
This genomic window contains:
- the LOC103872516 gene encoding uncharacterized protein LOC103872516, whose amino-acid sequence is MKRYLSVALVLLLIAFFSSKYSVEGRSLSRMKNSSQAMRDFQTRKDMKEAKPLVGENDSLRRRVPRSGSNPIQNKVFLFCIKCNPPIVVEGSRKQQITTARKP
- the LOC103872641 gene encoding LOW QUALITY PROTEIN: receptor-like protein 2 (The sequence of the model RefSeq protein was modified relative to this genomic sequence to represent the inferred CDS: deleted 1 base in 1 codon), whose amino-acid sequence is MVYEEMRSKAKGLLRPLTTKPLQPVSCHIHLFCLLCVLILSALFLTLSEAVCNSQDQESLLWFSGNVSSSVSPLNWNLSIDCCSWEGIKCDDTSESDVTAISLPLRRLSGNLIWSVQNLHRLSHLDLSHNLLSGPLPPGFFSALDHLMVLNLSYNSFSGELPLEHGSNKFFFPIQTIDLSSNLLQGQILNTSIYLLGAFSLISFNVSNNSFTGPIPSFMCMSSPQLSHLDFSYNDFAGRISRGQGRCLNLSVLRAGFNNISGEIPVEIYNLSELEELFLPANHLTGKIDNSITRLKKLTLLELYFNHLEGEIPKDIGHLSSLQSLQLHVNNITGTVPLSLTNCTKLVKLNLRINRLIGNLTELEFSQLQRLKILDLGNNSFTGDVPEKVFSCKSLTAIRFAGNKLTGQIPPQVKELESLTFLAFSDNILTNITGALSILQRCRKLSILMLARNFYDETFPSNVNFVSSDGFPSKLQIFAIGGCRIIGEIPTWLIKLKSLELMDLSQNGLVGSIPGWLGTLPNLSYIDLSRNLLTGELPKEFFHLKALMSEKAYEATEKNYLPLPIFISPNNIIISQQYNQMYNFPSAIYMERNNLTGSIPVEIGQLKALQVLELHGNNFSGRIPDELSNLTNLERMDVSNNNLSGRIPPSLGLLHFMSYFNVANNSLEGPIPTGSQFDTFPKSYFEGNPLLCGGVLMTSCTAPSREPATTTEDDELKRTLVVGSAIGYIFGFSSILFVCAWRV
- the LOC103872515 gene encoding ubiquitin-conjugating enzyme E2 34, with protein sequence MAEKACIKRLQKEYRALCKEPVSHVVARPSPNDILEWHYVLEGSDGTPFAGGFYYGKIKFPPEYPYKPPGITMTTPNGRFITQKKICLSMSDFHPESWNPMWSVSSILTGLLSFMMDTSPTTGSVNTTVAEKQRLAKSSLAFNCKTPAFRKLFPEYVEKYNQQQLAEQTQQTAPESPQESNSKAESAKTVDTTKEDSDGGLKERRKNKKQGLPAWIILLLVSVFGVVMALPLLQL